TCAGGCCAAAGTCTCGGTGGCTCAGCTGGCAGACCCCTGTTGTTGCGTGATTCGCGCTTGCGCGTGCTACACGGCAACTATAAGCTTGCGCGGGATATAACAAGTAATGGACTATCCCGTCAGCTGTGGCGCCTGCAGGTAGGCCCCTTGCTTTTGTGCAATCAGATGGCAGGTATGCGGCGTCCGTGCGAAGATCCTTTATATTGACATATCGATGAAAGTGGTCATCAAGCAATAAACCCCCGCCCCGGGGCGCTCGACTGAAGCACTAGCGGAGGGGAGGGCGGCCAAGTCCGGACGTCAGGCTCTGATGTCTGCGACTCTGCGAAGATGGTTGGTTCCGGATGGGCAACAGCTGGTGCGGATGACGTGCTAGCCATCTGTGACGACACGGCTCGCGCTCTCCAAATCGGAAAATAGAGACTGAGTTTGGACATCGGTGAAAGCTAGGTTCCAGAGCAGATCTATAATTGCTTTTTGTATTGCTGATTCTTTGGCCCTCCTTTCCGCCAGAGTCTCCGACATCTAGATGAGACAGCTGGGGCACTTTGAGATCTCGATCATGTCGCACATGGTGAAGGGCTAGGGATCGGTACCCCGCAAAATGTCGTGATGATCGACAGCGGACGGGGTGTGAGAAGATGCGACCATTGGTGGACTGAGCGACGAGGAATCAAGCCAGTCAGCATGCACTCCATCCAACTATGGGGACTTAAGGTTACTTCGACTTACTGGCTGGCCGCAATCGTTTCCTACAAGTCATAGCGGGGCCACTGGTGGTCCCTCGTCGGTTGCATCCTGTCCAGCATCATCGACCATGGTAGTATCCAAGGTCTGGCAGGGCTGGGGGATGTCTGTATACAGATGGAGTCACGAACGATAAGGCAGCGCCCAGCTCAGATCGACGCTGGAAGAGAGACGGAGCAAATGCCTCCTTTCCCAAAAGGGTCTGGACGTGCTCAGTCATCGCCAGAAATGGTATAGTGCAGGACTCTCGATCACATGTTTTCGAACCAGCTGATGTAAGCAATTGATTATGTCATTGGTGTCAGGAATCACGTGAGATTATGAGATCATGTATTCCTAAGGCATCACAGAAAGCACAATTTCCATATGCAGGCTCTCTCATCTTATGCCAATGTGCATTATTCTCAGCTAGTACCTTAGTAAGCGGAACTGTAACTCCCAGATTCGCACTTAAAGAGGCATCGCCAGTTCTCCTTCTAGCCAACATACTCGCCTTCCAGTATAGGAATCTCTCGCTACCTCGGTTGAAGAACCCGCATGCTCTTGATGACATAGTCTCTCATgacctcatccttcttctgcttaaCATATCGTTTCTTTATTTTAGTTCCATTTACATATGCCTGATATTGTAGGACGATCGGCTATTCTATCGCACTAACACAGCACAACAGTCCGATGTTAGCAACCAAggagaagacatcatcaCAAGCAAATACAACCCATCACGAACTTGTACGGTGTTTCTTCCTAACCGGGCAATCACCCCAGAACCCTGACGTCGTTCAAAGCGCAGGTGATAGCCATGGCAGTCGCAAATGAATCAGTCGCTGGACCGGGTTAGTGATCGACATGATTGTCGAGCGGCCGCGGACTCCCTCCCCATAATGGATGGGTAGGATCTACACGTGGCAGGTTAGTGTGGACGTTTGAAACGAACCGTTGCAACGACCAAGATCATTGTCCATATTTTGGGTTATGATAAGAGTTCAAGACATTCTGATGCATAGATAAGCATGAGAGGCTGGAAGTAGGTCGTATGATCGATCCAGTTGCCACACGAGAGCTGGCACCAAagctaccaccaccgcccttcccttcccaacCAAAGTCACAATTTGTGGACATCCAGCTAGTAAGGCATTTTATCCAGGGGTCTGCATCTCTCCCAGCGAATTCCGACCACTGGCATAACCGCCAAATGCCAGATAAGGGACTTCGATCAGCCAGTCATATCTGAAGTGCTGCCGCCAGGGCCTCATGGTTGACCGTTCCCGATCTGGCCCAAAAATTGGTCGATCTTGCCTTGATTCACAGAAATGGGTGGAGTTTCTGGAGTCGGCATCGACACCCAGTCAGCTGAGGCCGGATCCACTCCCGCTCGCTTGAACCGTGGTTCACACCTGAGACAGGTCTGGACGTCTCTGGATGTGCGACTCGCTTTTCCGACGTTCGGATGCTTGCCTAATGTAGCGAGGACTGAGTCGTTTAGCGATGAAGAACGATTATGGTCCAGCCGGCCAAGCGCACTATTGAGGAGTAGGATATCTATAGCCTGCTTCCTCGCTCACCGTAAGCCCGGATCCATGTCTCACTCCGGTACGCCGACCGACAAGAAAATAGGCACGATTCCCGGCGATGGCAAACCTGCCCAACCGAGTAATTCCTCCGGTGTCAAATGATGGTACAGAAGCACGCACTCCCGACAAAGCGCTGTGGAGAGATCCctggagaagaggatacTCTGTAGATTACAGAGGAAAACTTTGGGTCCGGAGAATAAGTGGGCTCCGCAAAACGATATACGGCACACAGTAAATGTCTGAACTCATTATTATATGGCATTAAATAGCAGGACAAGTTGGCGTAACTCGTGAACATGCGTTTGGCTGTCTAGAGTGAGACAGATAGTAGTAGAGGTAGTAtagaaacaaacaaaagaaaCATGTCCGCTATGAGCGGCTGGTCCGGTCACTACCCCAGCGGCTGCCCTTTTGGTTGGATACCACCGAGATCTCAACCTGCTTCTTGATCCCCCGCCCGGACTCCACCATCGACCCCGAATGGTAGCTATCCTTAAGGATCTGCTCGATACTGTCGCAGTCATCGCGGTTGTCCGTACTGGGCTGCTCCTGCGCATGAGACTGGAAGGTGCCGTTCTTCGCGGTTCCTTTCTGACCTGAGAGCGGACCACTGAGTTCGTAGGAGCGAGAACGCGCCGCACTTGAAAGCTTTCTCACAGACGAGATAAGTAGAGGTCGGATGCAGGGCACAGAGGAGgtgatgataatgatcaGGTTCTCTGAGAAACCCCAGCGAATCAACTCGACCGCACCGCCGGCACCGAGGTTCGTGATGCTGGGGACTTCCTTGAGTTTGGTGGTCTTGATGATCGAGGCGACCATAGCACTATTTCCGCGTAAGCTGACAGGACAATAAGTGAAACCGTTGATATACTGACACTATTCCGAGACTAAGCAGGATAATCAAACTGACTTTGATCCGCAGCTTCAAGTTTAGGTTCCAGAAAATAATCGTGGGGAACACCGCCAGGAAGAGATCAGTAGCAGAGTTGACGGCTAGATACACCTGACGTTAGCCATACATCCCAGTTGAGACGGCCAGTGGATGGCAAGGACCTACTTGACGAAAAGTAAGAAAAGTTGACCACCGCGACACTACTACCACATGTTGTCTTCACGGTCGGATCCCAAAGAACCCGAGCGTTGCGGCAGATGGAAAGTGGCAGCACCGCAGAAACGATGTTGGCGCTGAGCTGCAGCAACATGACAATCCATAATGCGACAcaatacttcttctttccaccGAGGATAGCCAACAGGTAGAGGACAAATGATGAGCGGGCGATGCCGGTGCTGAGGGTGACCAGAAGTACCTCGAAGGATATGTATTTCAGCACCTTCGAAGTGTTATGGAACGGGAGTTTGGTGAGATTCGTGCCGAAGCCATTTTGGACAGAAAGCGTCAAGATGACCGTGGATGCGAGTGTCAGTGCCTGAAACACAGATGGTCAGACATGCGACAAAAGGGCCCATGGTTAGTGcggggagaggaaaggaCGATTAGTTACCCAGGCTATGATCATCAACACATCGTCAATGCGAAAGTTGCGAATCTTGATCTTTGCAATGATTCGGAGAATGAGAATAAAGGTGGCTATTGCAACTGCAGCCCACATGCCCCTTTCCAGGGCCAGTCCGGAAGGGTTGGTTATGCTGGAACCCATCACGAAGGGCAAAGGTCCGCGACGATAGAGGTCATTCTTTGGCAGAACAGATGCGACCACtcaagtatatttattttatcgtAAAACTAACTTGCTTCCCACAAGATTTCGGCACCAGGGGAATTATACTTTCTGAGTCGCCTTAGTCCTGATGACTGCCGACTGGACAGGTTCGTGCATGGCTGGGATATTGGATCCATGGTGCAGATAACATAATATTAGGGAGATTTGgtccttccatccatccaattccTGGGTGCTCCGGCGACCCGACGGACAAATCTCGCGAAAGACAGTGGAGACTATTGTCCCAGTTGGCCAGGGCAATTGGACAAAGCTTTCCCCAATAGGCAGACGTCGCCGGGGAAAAGAGTCCCAGAGTCTGAATAATCCAACCCTACTACTGGAATCCTGGTGGCGCTTAGCGTGCAGCAGTGGATGCATTCGCCACGAGGTGAACAGGGGTCGGCTTCATCCTTGTTCATTTCTAGAATAACACCAGGATTCTCACTTGCCGGTACTCCAATTTATTAGGACTCCTGCAGCCGGCACTGAAGATAATCAAATGACCGTTATGGCCTTCCCACTTTCTGCAGATCTACCCATGCCCTACGGGGAGGGTAGAGAGATGATCCCTTGCTCTAAGCTCACCATGGACAGCGACCGGTACGGGGATCCTCACGTCGTGTTTGCTTGAAATAACGGTGGGTCGTTGTCAAACTTTGAGGGAAATTTTTTTCAGCTTATTCAGGCCACATTCCAGAGTTGAGAGATGCCGCAGCCAGCACACTCAGGAACAAGCCTTTGGCGTTCTTGGTCTTGGTCGCAAAGAAAAGTTACGTACACCGgcaagggagagggaaggggagattcTGAATTAAAACAAAATTAGGAGCAACTGAACAGACTAGAAATATTAGCGACAAGTTCTTTCTATCTCAGACCACGGAGGAATCGCTAGCAGGCACCGAAGCAAGCCGAAGGAGTCAGTCAGCAGCGTGTGAAGGATTCGGCACCGTCTGTTCGTGGACGAGGGCAAAGACAAATCCCCGGAACATCCGCGGTACTCATTTTTAGACGCACCATCGGCCAGCTGCCAATAAAACGGTTAGCACAGCTCCACTCCGTCCGGTTCCAGTGCTCGCCGAAAGCCTAAATCCTGCCCTCTGGAGTTGCATGGTGCCATTCTGATCCAATACTACGCCTCATAGCCAATCTAGCGAGCGGGGCCCGAAATTACCTGGAGCAAGTGCCACTGTCCCATCGCCCAACTGGAAGCCGTTCTCCGATCGTGTGTGTGCCACTGTGCCTGGACAATGATTCCGGCCCCTGTGTCAGCCAGATAACTCACTAATTCCATCCCCAAATCCATCCACACCTCTTGCCTCGGCGGCTCGGCCAGTTCCTGGCCATCgctctactccgtagtatcTCTTCCACTACCCAGCGCCCGGCTAATCCGCGGTGGTAGAATTATCCACTGTTTGCTCCGCGACTTTACGCACTTGGGGAACATGTCCGATGATAGCTGAATAGCCTCCTCCTGATCTTGAGATACGGCTGCCTGTATCGATTTGCATATAAAGTACGTTTCCCTCGGCAGGGATCGTCACTTTCTTCACTCAATCCAGtcacttcctttcttccatcctctccttccttcattATCTTTGCAGGATGAAGGCTTCCTGGTCCTTTGCGGCAACCGTCGCTGCTCTCGCCTCCAAGGCTGTCGCTTCTAGCGACTGCCACTGCCTGCCCGGCGATAGCTGCTGGCCTTCGACCTCCAGCTGGGACTCCCTCAATAGCACTGTGGGCGGTCGCTTGGTTGCGACTGTTCCCATTGGTACTCCTTGCCATGACCCTAACTACAATGGCGCTGAGTGCACGAATTTGCAGGACAACTGGTACTACCCGCAAACTCAGTAAggcaccccctcctccactccctAAACTTAGACCATGCTGACGTCAGACAATCTCAGCttgatctcttcttcttctgttatGCAGCCCTACTTTGCCAACCAGAGCTGTGATCCTTTCCAGCCTGAGTCCCGGCCCTGCCTGCTTGGCAACTACGTGAGCTACGCTGTCAACGTCTCCACGactgatgatgttgttgctgcggTCAACTTCGCTAAGGAGAACAACATCCGTCTGGTGATCAGGAACACCGGTCATGAGTAAGTTCTGCACTATTCCTCTATATCATGTAGGATGGTGTGCTAATCCATCTCATAGTTACCTTGGCCGTTCcactggtgctggtgccctGGCCATCTGGACTCACTACCTGAACGACGTCGAGATCACCGAGTGGTCGGACTCCACCTACGAGGGTTCTGCTGTTAAGCTGGGCAGTGGTGTCACTGGCTACAATGTGCTCGATGCTACCCACGGAAAGGGACTTGTTGTCGTCGGCGGCGAATGCCCTACTGTCGGTCTCGCTGGTGGATACACCATGGGTGGCGGTCACTCCGCTCTGAGCACTGCCTTCGGTCTGGGTGCTGACCAGACCCTGTCCTTCGAGGTTGTCACTGCTTCGGGCGAGGTCATCACGGCCTCCCGGACCAACAACACCGACCTGTACTGGGCCctcagtggtggtggtgccggtAACTTCGGTGTTGTCACCTCTCTCACCGTCAAGGCCCACCCGGATGCCACCGTCTCCGGTGCTGCCCTTGAGTTCACCGTTGCCAACATCACCTCcgatctcttcttcgaggCCGTGGAGCACTTCCACACCCTGCTGCCCGCCATGGTCGATGCTGGCACCACCGTTATCTATGAGATGA
The window above is part of the Aspergillus luchuensis IFO 4308 DNA, chromosome 8, nearly complete sequence genome. Proteins encoded here:
- a CDS encoding uncharacterized protein (COG:C;~EggNog:ENOG410PIAC;~InterPro:IPR006094,IPR036318,IPR016166,IPR012951;~PFAM:PF08031,PF01565;~SECRETED:SignalP(1-20);~go_function: GO:0016491 - oxidoreductase activity [Evidence IEA];~go_function: GO:0050660 - flavin adenine dinucleotide binding [Evidence IEA];~go_function: GO:0071949 - FAD binding [Evidence IEA];~go_process: GO:0055114 - oxidation-reduction process [Evidence IEA]); translated protein: MKASWSFAATVAALASKAVASSDCHCLPGDSCWPSTSSWDSLNSTVGGRLVATVPIGTPCHDPNYNGAECTNLQDNWYYPQTHLISSSSVMQPYFANQSCDPFQPESRPCLLGNYVSYAVNVSTTDDVVAAVNFAKENNIRLVIRNTGHDYLGRSTGAGALAIWTHYLNDVEITEWSDSTYEGSAVKLGSGVTGYNVLDATHGKGLVVVGGECPTVGLAGGYTMGGGHSALSTAFGLGADQTLSFEVVTASGEVITASRTNNTDLYWALSGGGAGNFGVVTSLTVKAHPDATVSGAALEFTVANITSDLFFEAVEHFHTLLPAMVDAGTTVIYEMTNEIFLINPLTAYNKTTAEVKAILSPFLSALTDLGIAYTVAYTQYSSYYEHYEKYMGPLPYGNLEVGQYNYGGRLLPRDTLTSNTADLVSVLRNITNDGLIAVGVGLNVTNSNDTANAVFQPWRNAAVTMQFGSAWNETAPWSEMVADQLRIANDYMPQFEAVTPGSGSYENEGSFRQQNWQKEFFGANYAQLCEVKEKYDPDHVFYVTKGAGSEYWSVAESGRMCKTEQACAAV
- a CDS encoding uncharacterized protein (COG:S;~EggNog:ENOG410Q2HD;~TransMembrane:7 (o16-34i46-66o86-112i124-146o180-198i205-223o254-273i)), which produces MGSSITNPSGLALERGMWAAVAIATFILILRIIAKIKIRNFRIDDVLMIIAWALTLASTVILTLSVQNGFGTNLTKLPFHNTSKVLKYISFEVLLVTLSTGIARSSFVLYLLAILGGKKKYCVALWIVMLLQLSANIVSAVLPLSICRNARVLWDPTVKTTCGSSVAVVNFSYFSSTVNSATDLFLAVFPTIIFWNLNLKLRIKVSLIILLSLGIVAMVASIIKTTKLKEVPSITNLGAGGAVELIRWGFSENLIIIITSSVPCIRPLLISSVRKLSSAARSRSYELSGPLSGQKGTAKNGTFQSHAQEQPSTDNRDDCDSIEQILKDSYHSGSMVESGRGIKKQVEISVVSNQKGSRWGSDRTSRS